Proteins encoded together in one Xyrauchen texanus isolate HMW12.3.18 chromosome 50, RBS_HiC_50CHRs, whole genome shotgun sequence window:
- the rgs2 gene encoding regulator of G-protein signaling 2 has protein sequence MRDATFDSIMEHLIFLRNPDATAGNNEIKQTNWRSRRLFKNFPQRKLYHPTVQRTSFRPSSEELSQWAQSLDNLLSSKSGITAFQVFMKSEYCEENIEFWVACEEFRQIKSRSKRRSRAKQIHEEFVRDDSPKQINLDHQTKESVLQCLLFPTKSSFKAAQARVYFLMENNSYPRFLESEFYHELCKFAEGDR, from the exons ATGAGAGACGCCACATTCGATTCAATTATGGAACATTTGATCTTTTTGAGGAATCCTGATGCAACTGCGGGAAACAATGAAATAAA ACAGACAAACTGGAGATCGAGAAGGCTATTCAAGAACTTTCCTCAGAGAAAACTCTACCATCCCACAGTGCAGAGAACATCATTCAG GCCAAGTTCTGAAGAGTTGAGTCAATGGGCACAGTCTCTAGACAATTTGCTGAGCAGTAAAT CTGGGATTACTGCTTTTCAAGTCTTTATGAAGTCTGAATACTGTGAGGAGAACATCGAGTTTTGGGTGGCCTGTGAAGAGTTTCGACAGATCAAGTCCAGATCGAAGCGCAGATCCAGGGCAAAACAAATACATGAAGAATTTGTCAGAGACGATTCTCCGAAGCAG ATTAACTTGGACCACCAAACAAAGGAGTCTGTCCTCCAATGCCTTCTATTCCCAACAAAATCCAGTTTCAAAGCAGCACAAGCCAGGGTTTACTTCCTGATGGAGAACAACTCGTACCCTCGGTTTCTGGAGTCTGAATTCTACCATGAACTATGTAAATTTGCTGAAGGAGATCGATAA
- the LOC127641250 gene encoding ubiquitin carboxyl-terminal hydrolase isozyme L5-like has product MAASAGEWCLMESDPGVFTELIKGFGCKGAQVEEIWSMEPENFENLKPVHGLIFLFKWQPGEEPAGSIVQDSRLEEIFFAKQVINNACATQAIVSVLLNCTHSDMHLGETLTEFKEFSHSFDAAMKGLALSNSEVIRQVHNSFARQQMFEFDAKSSSKEEDAFHFVSYVPVNGRLYELDGLREGPIDLGACNQDDWISAVGPVIEKRIQKYSEGEIRFNLMAIVSDRKMIYEKKIVELQAQLTEEEPMDTDQSGSHLISIQSEIAKYQLLIDEENQKLKRYKIENIRRKHNYLPFIMELLKTLAEYQQLIPLVEKAKEKQCAKSIQEAK; this is encoded by the exons ATGGCGGCAAGCGCTGGAGAATGGTGTCTGATGGAAAGTGACCCGGGAGTTTTCACAGAGCTGATAAAAGGCTTTG GGTGCAAAGGTGCACAGGTTGAGGAGATTTGGAGCATGGAACCAGAGAACTTTGAAAATCTCAA GCCTGTTCATGGTCTGATTTTCCTCTTCAAGTGGCAACCTGGTGAGGAGCCAGCAGGGTCCATAGTTCAAGACTCAAGGCTGGAAGAAATTTTCTTTGCCAAACAG GTCATCAATAATGCCTGCGCGACCCAAGCAATCGTCAGTGTGTTGTTAAACTGCACACATTCTGATATGCATCTTGGGGAAACGCTGACAGAATTTAAAGAGTTTTCACACAGTTTTGATGCTGCA ATGAAGGGTCTTGCTCTCAGTAACTCTGAAGTGATTCGACAAGTACACAACAGTTTTGCCAG GCAGCAGATGTTTGAGTTTGACGCCAAGTCATCGTCTAAAGAAGAGGATGCTTTTCACTTTGTGAGCTATGTTCCGGTTAACGGCAGACTGTATGAGTTGGATGGGCTTCGTGAAGGACCTATAGATCTGG GTGCATGTAACCAGGATGATTGGATCAGTGCTGTAGGGCCGGTCATTGAGAAAAGAATACAGAA ATACAGTGAGGGAGAGATTCGTTTCAACTTGATGGCTATTGTATCGGACCGCAAGATGATTTATGAAAAAAAGATTGTTGAACTTCAGGCTCAGCTTACAGAA GAAGAGCCAATGGATACAGACCAGAGTGGAAGTCATCTTATCTCTATCCAATCAGAGATCGCCAAGTATCAGCTCCTGATTGATGAAGAAAACCAAAAACTTAAAAGATACAAA ATTGAAAACATCAGAAGGAAGCACAATTACTTACCCTTTATTATGGAGTTACTGAAGACACTGGCTGAATATCAGCAGCTGATACCTTTGGTTGAAAAG GCAAAGGAAAAACAATGTGCCAAAAGTATTCAAGAAGCAAAGTAA
- the glrx2 gene encoding glutaredoxin 2 isoform X5: MGNFSSSAPGLSSSACTQFVQDIVSKNCVVIFSKTTCPYCKMTKNVFNEMGASYKVIELDEHNDGRRLQETLAQMTGARTVPRVFINGQCIGGGSDTKQLHQQGKLLPLIVQCRPCCLSNNPEGSENAKFQTNP; this comes from the exons ATGGGGAACTTCTCATCCTCTGCGCCTGGGTTGTCGAGCTCAGCATGTACTCAGTTTGTCCAG GATATTGTGTCCAAGAACTGTGTTGTAATATTCTCCAAGACCACGTGTCCTTATTGTAAGATGACTAAGAATGTATTTAATGAGATGGGAGCATCATATAAAGTCATTGAACTGGACGAGCACAACGACGGCCGACGTCTCCAGGAGACCTTAGCGCAAATGACAGGTGCCAGAACA GTGCCAAGAGTCTTTATCAATGGGCAGTGCATTGGAGGGGGTTCAGATACAAAACAGCTTCACCAGCAAGGGAAACTTCTGCCTCTCATTGTACAGTGTAGGCCATGCTGTTTGAGTAACAACCCTGAGGGCTCAGAAAATGCTAAATTTCAAACTAAtccatga
- the glrx2 gene encoding glutaredoxin 2 isoform X4 has product MFASGNLFKFKHAYQILRMGNFSSSAPGLSSSACTQFVQDIVSKNCVVIFSKTTCPYCKMTKNVFNEMGASYKVIELDEHNDGRRLQETLAQMTGARTVPRVFINGQCIGGGSDTKQLHQQGKLLPLIVQCRPCCLSNNPEGSENAKFQTNP; this is encoded by the exons ATGTTTGCGAGTGGCAATCTGTTCAAATTTAAACATGCTTATCAAATACTAAG GATGGGGAACTTCTCATCCTCTGCGCCTGGGTTGTCGAGCTCAGCATGTACTCAGTTTGTCCAG GATATTGTGTCCAAGAACTGTGTTGTAATATTCTCCAAGACCACGTGTCCTTATTGTAAGATGACTAAGAATGTATTTAATGAGATGGGAGCATCATATAAAGTCATTGAACTGGACGAGCACAACGACGGCCGACGTCTCCAGGAGACCTTAGCGCAAATGACAGGTGCCAGAACA GTGCCAAGAGTCTTTATCAATGGGCAGTGCATTGGAGGGGGTTCAGATACAAAACAGCTTCACCAGCAAGGGAAACTTCTGCCTCTCATTGTACAGTGTAGGCCATGCTGTTTGAGTAACAACCCTGAGGGCTCAGAAAATGCTAAATTTCAAACTAAtccatga
- the glrx2 gene encoding glutaredoxin 2 isoform X2 codes for MTDFNNKTNSLLSALTVLAFLVSLTCLIYRPVIITRMGNFSSSAPGLSSSACTQFVQDIVSKNCVVIFSKTTCPYCKMTKNVFNEMGASYKVIELDEHNDGRRLQETLAQMTGARTVPRVFINGQCIGGGSDTKQLHQQGKLLPLIVQCRPCCLSNNPEGSENAKFQTNP; via the exons ATGACAGACTTTAATAACAAAACGAATTCTCTGTTATCTGCATTAACTGTGTTAGCTTTCCTAGTATCCTTAACCTGTCTTATTTACAGACCAGTGATCATAACAAG GATGGGGAACTTCTCATCCTCTGCGCCTGGGTTGTCGAGCTCAGCATGTACTCAGTTTGTCCAG GATATTGTGTCCAAGAACTGTGTTGTAATATTCTCCAAGACCACGTGTCCTTATTGTAAGATGACTAAGAATGTATTTAATGAGATGGGAGCATCATATAAAGTCATTGAACTGGACGAGCACAACGACGGCCGACGTCTCCAGGAGACCTTAGCGCAAATGACAGGTGCCAGAACA GTGCCAAGAGTCTTTATCAATGGGCAGTGCATTGGAGGGGGTTCAGATACAAAACAGCTTCACCAGCAAGGGAAACTTCTGCCTCTCATTGTACAGTGTAGGCCATGCTGTTTGAGTAACAACCCTGAGGGCTCAGAAAATGCTAAATTTCAAACTAAtccatga
- the glrx2 gene encoding glutaredoxin 2 isoform X1, whose product MTDFNNKTNSLLSALTVLAFLVSLTCLIYRPVIITRLMGNFSSSAPGLSSSACTQFVQDIVSKNCVVIFSKTTCPYCKMTKNVFNEMGASYKVIELDEHNDGRRLQETLAQMTGARTVPRVFINGQCIGGGSDTKQLHQQGKLLPLIVQCRPCCLSNNPEGSENAKFQTNP is encoded by the exons ATGACAGACTTTAATAACAAAACGAATTCTCTGTTATCTGCATTAACTGTGTTAGCTTTCCTAGTATCCTTAACCTGTCTTATTTACAGACCAGTGATCATAACAAGGTT GATGGGGAACTTCTCATCCTCTGCGCCTGGGTTGTCGAGCTCAGCATGTACTCAGTTTGTCCAG GATATTGTGTCCAAGAACTGTGTTGTAATATTCTCCAAGACCACGTGTCCTTATTGTAAGATGACTAAGAATGTATTTAATGAGATGGGAGCATCATATAAAGTCATTGAACTGGACGAGCACAACGACGGCCGACGTCTCCAGGAGACCTTAGCGCAAATGACAGGTGCCAGAACA GTGCCAAGAGTCTTTATCAATGGGCAGTGCATTGGAGGGGGTTCAGATACAAAACAGCTTCACCAGCAAGGGAAACTTCTGCCTCTCATTGTACAGTGTAGGCCATGCTGTTTGAGTAACAACCCTGAGGGCTCAGAAAATGCTAAATTTCAAACTAAtccatga
- the glrx2 gene encoding glutaredoxin 2 isoform X3, whose protein sequence is MYCSEPELLLMHLFLVCGSPSFIKCMSCLFRMGNFSSSAPGLSSSACTQFVQDIVSKNCVVIFSKTTCPYCKMTKNVFNEMGASYKVIELDEHNDGRRLQETLAQMTGARTVPRVFINGQCIGGGSDTKQLHQQGKLLPLIVQCRPCCLSNNPEGSENAKFQTNP, encoded by the exons ATGTATTGTTCTGAGCCTGAACTGCTGCTAATGCACTTGTTTTTGGTTTGTGGTTCTCCTAGTTTTATTAAATGCATGTCATGTTTGTTTAGGATGGGGAACTTCTCATCCTCTGCGCCTGGGTTGTCGAGCTCAGCATGTACTCAGTTTGTCCAG GATATTGTGTCCAAGAACTGTGTTGTAATATTCTCCAAGACCACGTGTCCTTATTGTAAGATGACTAAGAATGTATTTAATGAGATGGGAGCATCATATAAAGTCATTGAACTGGACGAGCACAACGACGGCCGACGTCTCCAGGAGACCTTAGCGCAAATGACAGGTGCCAGAACA GTGCCAAGAGTCTTTATCAATGGGCAGTGCATTGGAGGGGGTTCAGATACAAAACAGCTTCACCAGCAAGGGAAACTTCTGCCTCTCATTGTACAGTGTAGGCCATGCTGTTTGAGTAACAACCCTGAGGGCTCAGAAAATGCTAAATTTCAAACTAAtccatga